A section of the Chlamydomonas reinhardtii strain CC-503 cw92 mt+ chromosome 10, whole genome shotgun sequence genome encodes:
- a CDS encoding ribosomal protein S24: MSDKTCTIRTRKFMTNRLLQRRQFIIDVLHPGRANVSKSELAEKLSSMYEVKDSQCIFLFGFRTQFGGGKSTGFGLIYDDLKAAKQFEPKYRLVRNGLEKKVEKSRKQMKERRKRAKKVRGAKKNAGAGKK; this comes from the exons ATGTCGGACAAGACGTGCACTATCCGCACTCGCAAGTTCATGACcaaccggctgctgcagcgccggcaatTC ATTATTGACGTGCTGCACCCGGGCCGGGCGAACGTGTCCAag agcgagctggcggagaAGCTGTCGTCCATGTATGAGGTCAAGGACTCGCAGTGCATCTTCCTGTTCGGCTTCCGCACCCAG TTCGGTGGTGGCAAGTCGACCGGCTTTGGCCTCATCTACGATGACCTGAAGGCCGCCAAGCAGTTCGAGCCCAAGTACCGCCTCGTCAGG AACGGCCTGGAGAAGAAGGTGGAGAAGTCGCGCAAGCAGATGAAGGAGCGCCGGAAGCGCGCCAAGAAGGTCCGCGGCGCCAAGAAGAACGCGGGCGCCG